Proteins encoded by one window of uncultured Methanobrevibacter sp.:
- a CDS encoding AAA family ATPase yields the protein MKTNNKNLETKPINSKSKNIPSENTKFAECVVLKPVGYPFDFAMMENTLEINNKTLFEEYAREQWLGLVVKENSYLFDQKIIPDYGFQIISVEPNNSIISENTNIKLVDLEIGNLDTVKRVKTNVKISDIIGQENAKNKIKVLIKYLKEPEKFGMWAPKNILFYGLPGTGKTMLVKALANELDVPLYLIKATSLIGEHVGDGASKIQELFEKAQKTSPSIIFIDEIDAIALPRSFQSLRGDVAEIVNSLLTEMDGINDNQSVITIGATNTPNSIDYAVRSRFEEEIEFILPNDNERKEIFENNLKTYPLNYNLDLEKLVKLSKNMSGRDIKEKILKTALHHAISQDKEIVDMKDVEYSLKASKIKNNEVKGMFE from the coding sequence TTGAAAACAAACAACAAAAACCTTGAAACAAAACCAATTAATTCAAAATCAAAAAATATCCCTTCAGAAAACACAAAATTTGCAGAATGTGTAGTGTTAAAACCTGTAGGATATCCCTTTGATTTTGCAATGATGGAAAACACTCTTGAAATTAATAATAAAACATTATTTGAGGAATATGCTCGTGAACAGTGGTTAGGTTTAGTTGTAAAAGAAAATTCATATTTGTTTGATCAAAAAATAATTCCTGATTATGGTTTTCAAATAATATCAGTTGAACCCAATAATTCAATAATTTCTGAAAATACAAATATTAAACTTGTTGATTTAGAAATAGGTAATTTAGATACTGTTAAACGTGTAAAAACCAATGTGAAAATTTCAGATATAATAGGTCAGGAAAATGCTAAAAATAAAATTAAAGTTTTAATAAAATATCTCAAAGAACCAGAAAAATTCGGCATGTGGGCTCCAAAAAATATATTATTTTATGGTCTTCCAGGTACTGGCAAAACTATGTTAGTAAAAGCATTAGCTAATGAGCTTGATGTTCCATTATATTTAATAAAAGCTACATCATTAATTGGAGAACATGTTGGAGATGGTGCATCTAAAATACAGGAACTATTTGAAAAAGCACAAAAAACCTCCCCTTCAATAATATTTATTGATGAAATTGATGCAATTGCATTACCCAGAAGCTTTCAATCACTTAGAGGAGATGTTGCAGAAATTGTAAATTCATTATTAACTGAAATGGATGGAATTAATGATAATCAATCCGTTATAACAATAGGAGCTACAAACACTCCAAATTCCATTGATTATGCTGTACGAAGCAGATTTGAAGAAGAAATCGAATTTATTTTACCGAATGATAATGAAAGAAAAGAAATTTTTGAAAACAATCTTAAAACATATCCTTTAAACTACAATTTAGACTTGGAGAAATTAGTTAAACTTAGTAAAAATATGTCTGGAAGAGATATAAAAGAAAAAATATTAAAAACAGCCCTACATCATGCAATTTCGCAAGATAAAGAAATTGTAGATATGAAAGATGTAGAATACAGCCTAAAAGCAAGTAAAATTAAAAATAATGAAGTGAAAGGAATGTTTGAATAA
- the hemA gene encoding glutamyl-tRNA reductase, whose product MILNLRVDYKIANIDAMENISREMDQLFLELQKKYSIVEYVEISTCNRKEYYIHNDDISPKDSLLSHENKSIIIDYGDSAIKHLFRMTSGLESMIVGEDQILGQVSDAKQKAFKERHCGNILDSIFTKAIHVGRVVRNKTNINKGSVSIGSAAVDLAQKHLGSLENKSVLVIGAGKMGKLVAKALAEKNLNAIFVANRTYYVAVKLADDLGGQAILFDELSDYVSTADLIISATGAPHYILTKERLIESGGDYKDLLMIDIANPRDICENVCELGVKLFNIDDLRDIADENTARRKKEFAEAENIIDDEFILLKESFKLIGVNDIIANLRVSMEEIRKRETEKAITKLSNVDENIDIVDSLTNSIVNKIFFDISKKIKQAAHENDEQLINAIEFMFDENK is encoded by the coding sequence ATGATACTTAATTTAAGAGTTGATTATAAAATTGCAAATATTGATGCTATGGAAAATATTTCAAGAGAAATGGATCAATTGTTTTTAGAGTTGCAAAAAAAATATTCTATAGTGGAATATGTTGAAATATCTACTTGTAATCGTAAGGAGTATTATATACATAATGATGATATTTCTCCAAAGGATTCCTTATTGTCTCATGAAAATAAAAGTATTATTATTGATTATGGTGATAGTGCTATTAAACATCTTTTTCGTATGACTTCAGGTTTAGAATCTATGATTGTTGGTGAAGATCAGATTTTAGGTCAGGTTAGTGATGCTAAACAAAAAGCATTTAAAGAACGTCACTGTGGTAATATTTTAGATTCTATTTTTACTAAAGCTATTCATGTTGGTAGAGTAGTGAGAAATAAAACTAATATTAATAAAGGTTCAGTTTCCATAGGATCTGCAGCTGTTGATTTAGCTCAAAAACATTTAGGCAGTCTTGAAAATAAATCTGTGTTAGTTATTGGTGCTGGAAAAATGGGGAAATTAGTGGCTAAAGCTTTGGCTGAAAAAAATTTAAATGCCATTTTTGTTGCAAATAGGACTTATTATGTTGCAGTTAAGTTAGCTGATGATTTAGGAGGTCAGGCAATTCTTTTTGATGAATTAAGTGATTATGTCTCAACTGCAGATTTAATAATAAGTGCAACTGGAGCTCCACATTATATTTTAACTAAAGAACGTTTAATTGAATCTGGTGGGGATTATAAAGATTTGCTTATGATTGATATAGCTAATCCTAGAGATATTTGTGAAAATGTTTGTGAATTGGGAGTTAAATTATTTAATATTGATGATTTGAGAGATATTGCTGATGAAAATACTGCTCGTAGAAAAAAGGAATTTGCAGAAGCTGAAAATATAATTGATGATGAGTTTATTTTACTTAAAGAATCATTTAAATTAATTGGTGTTAATGATATAATTGCTAATTTAAGAGTGTCTATGGAAGAAATACGTAAACGTGAAACTGAAAAAGCAATTACTAAACTATCTAATGTAGATGAGAACATTGATATAGTTGATAGTTTAACAAATTCTATTGTTAATAAGATATTTTTTGATATTTCTAAAAAAATAAAACAGGCGGCTCATGAAAATGATGAACAATTAATTAATGCTATTGAATTCATGTTTGATGAAAATAAGTAA
- a CDS encoding bifunctional precorrin-2 dehydrogenase/sirohydrochlorin ferrochelatase: protein MDWTSLYFKTADLNVFILGTGEVATRRANKFLDHGANVKLAGDNLNDELLFKGAVLVSTDDVEELVQWADVVVIASGDRELSNHVSKLAKNKLLNRADFPDDGNIIVPTSFNIGDIEISIFTNGKSPLMARQLRKKIQSVITKEDILEIEIQDYARRLLKSKIPNQKKRRDCLYQIFNNDYIKELIDNHEITEAKKYIEDLIRGFDDT from the coding sequence ATGGATTGGACTTCCCTATATTTTAAAACAGCTGATTTAAATGTATTTATATTAGGTACTGGTGAGGTAGCTACAAGAAGAGCAAATAAATTTCTTGACCATGGAGCTAATGTTAAATTAGCCGGAGATAATTTAAATGATGAATTGCTTTTTAAAGGAGCAGTTTTGGTTTCAACTGATGATGTTGAAGAATTAGTTCAATGGGCAGATGTAGTTGTAATAGCTAGTGGTGATAGGGAATTGTCTAATCATGTTAGTAAATTAGCTAAAAATAAATTGTTAAATAGGGCAGATTTTCCTGATGATGGAAATATTATTGTCCCTACAAGTTTTAATATTGGCGATATTGAAATATCTATTTTTACAAATGGGAAAAGCCCATTAATGGCTCGCCAATTAAGAAAAAAAATTCAGTCTGTTATCACAAAAGAGGATATTTTAGAAATTGAAATTCAGGATTATGCTCGTAGATTACTTAAATCTAAAATACCTAATCAGAAAAAAAGAAGAGATTGTCTTTACCAAATTTTTAACAATGATTATATTAAGGAATTGATTGATAATCATGAAATAACTGAAGCTAAAAAGTATATTGAGGATTTAATAAGGGGATTTGATGATACTTAA
- a CDS encoding methanogenesis marker 9 domain-containing protein, producing the protein MTWEDAPSHICRGGDKRGLAFCCPPVKPCPILNALDEVNLTPQEYIDIKTEFAKETRLGEGTGTCFGSLVWCCKPSKPCPLRDITLKNIGMSHEEYLDLKKELSEKLVGADRPTPNENVKVLAETFNIGEIEAMNVLNDCNNDLRMAVKLLRVKSLGNAD; encoded by the coding sequence ATGACTTGGGAAGATGCACCATCTCATATTTGTAGGGGTGGAGATAAAAGGGGATTAGCATTTTGTTGTCCTCCAGTTAAACCTTGTCCAATATTAAATGCATTGGATGAAGTTAATTTAACTCCTCAAGAATATATTGATATTAAAACTGAATTTGCAAAGGAAACTAGATTAGGTGAAGGGACTGGAACTTGTTTTGGATCATTAGTATGGTGTTGTAAACCATCTAAACCATGCCCATTACGTGATATTACTTTAAAAAATATTGGAATGAGTCATGAAGAATATTTGGACTTAAAAAAAGAATTGTCTGAAAAGTTAGTTGGGGCAGATAGACCTACTCCTAATGAAAATGTAAAAGTATTGGCTGAAACTTTCAATATTGGTGAAATTGAAGCTATGAATGTATTGAATGACTGTAATAATGACTTGAGAATGGCTGTAAAATTATTACGTGTTAAATCTTTAGGTAATGCTGATTAA
- the atwA gene encoding methyl coenzyme M reductase system, component A2, translated as MNFITLKNVTKTFNGVDVLKNVNLKIEEGETLGILGRSGSGKSVLINMLRGTLDYKPDAGQIIFNLAICPDCLAVESPSHAGEKCSCGGTYESKEIDFFNAERKEFSSIKRRIAIMLQRNFALYDEETVIENVMRAMNDENEYEDNLYGALDLLEMVQMNHRITHIARDLSGGEKQRVVLARQLAKQPMMFLADEPTGTLDPQTAEKLHNTLIEGVKDKGITMLITSHWPEIMNDLADHVIWLENGEIKEEGEPADIVDHFLETVPVPEKIENPEIGAPEVQIEDVKKHYYSIERGVVKAVDGINLNINKEEIFGIVGLSGAGKTTLTKMLIGLTEPSSGKIEVKLGEEWVDMSKSGPLNRGRVIPYMGLLHQEYSLYPHRTILGNLTDAISLDLPAEFAKIKAIHVLTTVGFEENVAEGLLDKYPDELSVGEKHRVALAQVLIKEPKIIILDEPTGTMDPITRVIVTDSILKARKELEQTFIIISHDMDFVLDVCDRSALMRGGKILDVGTPKEIVKQLTADEKEGMFK; from the coding sequence ATGAATTTTATTACACTTAAGAATGTTACAAAAACTTTTAATGGTGTTGATGTTCTTAAAAATGTTAATCTAAAAATCGAAGAAGGAGAAACTTTAGGTATTTTAGGACGTAGTGGTAGTGGTAAATCTGTATTAATTAATATGCTTAGGGGTACATTAGATTATAAGCCTGATGCTGGTCAGATTATATTTAATCTAGCTATTTGTCCAGATTGTTTAGCTGTTGAATCTCCATCTCATGCTGGTGAAAAATGTTCTTGTGGTGGAACTTATGAATCTAAAGAAATTGATTTCTTCAATGCTGAGAGAAAAGAATTTTCCAGTATTAAAAGAAGAATAGCTATCATGTTACAACGTAACTTCGCATTATATGATGAAGAAACTGTAATTGAAAATGTTATGAGAGCTATGAATGATGAAAATGAGTATGAAGATAATCTTTACGGAGCTTTAGATTTATTAGAAATGGTTCAAATGAATCATAGGATTACTCACATTGCACGTGACTTAAGTGGTGGGGAAAAACAAAGAGTTGTACTTGCAAGACAATTAGCAAAACAGCCTATGATGTTTTTGGCTGATGAACCAACAGGTACCTTAGATCCTCAAACTGCTGAAAAACTTCACAATACCTTAATTGAAGGTGTGAAAGATAAAGGAATCACCATGTTAATCACATCTCACTGGCCAGAAATTATGAATGATTTAGCAGATCATGTAATTTGGTTAGAAAATGGTGAGATTAAAGAAGAAGGAGAACCTGCAGATATTGTAGATCATTTTCTTGAAACAGTTCCAGTACCTGAAAAAATAGAAAATCCTGAAATTGGCGCTCCAGAAGTTCAAATAGAAGATGTTAAAAAACATTATTATTCAATTGAAAGAGGAGTAGTTAAAGCTGTTGATGGTATTAACTTAAACATAAATAAAGAAGAAATATTTGGTATTGTAGGTTTAAGTGGGGCTGGAAAAACAACACTTACTAAAATGTTAATAGGATTAACTGAACCAAGTAGTGGTAAAATTGAAGTTAAACTTGGAGAAGAATGGGTTGACATGAGTAAATCTGGTCCTCTCAATAGAGGTCGTGTAATTCCATATATGGGATTATTGCATCAAGAATATTCACTATATCCTCATAGAACTATTTTAGGAAATTTAACTGATGCTATTAGTTTAGATTTACCTGCAGAATTTGCAAAAATTAAAGCAATTCATGTTTTAACCACTGTAGGATTTGAAGAAAATGTTGCTGAAGGATTATTAGATAAATATCCTGATGAATTAAGTGTTGGTGAAAAACACAGGGTAGCTCTTGCACAAGTTCTTATTAAAGAACCTAAAATTATTATTTTAGATGAACCAACAGGTACTATGGATCCAATTACTCGTGTAATTGTAACTGATTCTATTTTAAAAGCTAGAAAAGAATTGGAACAAACATTTATTATTATTTCTCACGATATGGACTTTGTTTTAGATGTTTGTGATAGATCAGCTTTAATGAGGGGAGGTAAAATCCTTGATGTAGGAACTCCTAAAGAAATTGTTAAGCAATTAACTGCTGATGAAAAAGAAGGAATGTTTAAATAA
- a CDS encoding tRNA-dihydrouridine synthase codes for MAGITDSEFLNKVIPFGFDTATLGGYSLDTPTINASAKIIKRGRNEFHFPQNIIIDHIENEVNLIKEQHPNVKVSANVRSTTPQPIIEVSKIDNLDIVEINCHCRQEEILAIGCGQNMLKRDDLADYISDVVDNASCEVSVKIRANVDGVNTLKIAKIIENAGADYLHIDAMKPGVFDADYELLTEICRNTNIKIIGNNSIDSEQKIEKMLKTGVFGFSIARAVISGNLNFNIFNF; via the coding sequence ATGGCTGGAATAACTGATTCCGAATTTTTAAATAAAGTTATTCCATTTGGATTTGACACAGCTACTTTGGGTGGCTATAGTTTAGATACTCCAACAATTAATGCAAGTGCTAAAATAATTAAAAGAGGAAGAAATGAGTTTCATTTTCCTCAAAATATTATTATTGACCATATTGAAAATGAAGTTAATTTAATTAAAGAACAACATCCTAATGTAAAAGTTTCAGCTAATGTTAGATCAACAACTCCTCAGCCTATTATTGAAGTAAGTAAAATTGATAATTTGGATATTGTTGAGATTAATTGTCATTGTCGTCAAGAGGAAATTTTAGCTATTGGCTGTGGACAAAACATGTTGAAAAGAGATGATTTAGCAGATTATATTTCTGATGTTGTTGATAATGCTTCTTGTGAAGTTTCAGTTAAAATTCGAGCTAATGTTGATGGTGTAAATACTTTAAAAATAGCTAAAATAATTGAAAATGCTGGTGCTGATTATTTGCATATTGATGCAATGAAACCTGGCGTTTTTGATGCAGATTATGAGTTATTAACTGAAATTTGCCGTAATACAAATATTAAAATTATTGGAAATAACTCTATAGACAGTGAACAAAAAATTGAAAAAATGCTTAAAACAGGAGTTTTTGGTTTTTCAATAGCTAGAGCAGTTATTTCTGGTAATTTAAACTTTAATATCTTTAATTTTTAA
- a CDS encoding GTP cyclohydrolase III has translation MIQMTLIQIDNYGPWTVTPRPRNESDLQILQAELYADLERQFANKKGLVFFTRFDNLLAVTNGIDEEDHLRIQRSIRNRYPITISMGVGAAETPHEAQKLATVALQKKGGAQSSQRKEILAIDSLAPADEDNLLQAAHIDINSVTETLTDIESAFDTNFMVNKAQHYLMTKLIKKGALLFFIGGDNFMSPCNGLSEKDIEDILVEINEEIGIGLKAGIGIGRNFEDAAYMADLGLEEIRDHDNSMWTYVVEKEY, from the coding sequence ATGATACAAATGACATTAATACAAATTGATAATTATGGGCCATGGACTGTAACTCCAAGACCACGTAATGAATCAGATTTACAAATTTTACAAGCAGAACTATATGCAGATTTAGAAAGACAATTTGCAAATAAAAAAGGATTGGTGTTCTTTACTAGGTTTGATAATTTACTTGCTGTTACAAATGGTATTGATGAAGAAGATCACTTAAGAATTCAAAGATCTATTAGGAACAGATATCCAATTACAATTAGTATGGGTGTTGGGGCTGCTGAAACTCCTCATGAAGCTCAAAAATTAGCTACTGTTGCTTTACAGAAAAAAGGGGGAGCTCAATCTTCACAAAGAAAAGAAATTTTAGCTATTGATAGTTTAGCTCCTGCTGATGAAGATAACTTACTTCAAGCAGCACATATTGATATTAATAGTGTTACAGAAACATTAACTGATATTGAATCTGCATTTGATACTAATTTCATGGTTAACAAGGCACAACATTATTTAATGACTAAATTAATCAAAAAAGGAGCATTATTATTTTTCATTGGTGGAGATAATTTCATGTCTCCATGTAATGGTTTGTCCGAAAAAGACATCGAAGATATTTTAGTTGAAATTAATGAAGAAATTGGTATTGGCCTTAAAGCAGGTATTGGTATCGGACGTAATTTTGAAGATGCAGCATATATGGCTGATTTAGGTCTTGAAGAAATTCGTGATCATGATAACAGTATGTGGACATATGTTGTTGAAAAAGAATATTGA
- the cofD gene encoding 2-phospho-L-lactate transferase, which translates to MITVLSGGTGTPKLLQGLKEVIDPKELTIVVNTLENEYFSGVYVSADIDTVLYTMVDMINDEFWYGVKNDTFITHERLEELGTPELLRIGDIDRATKIQKTLLMENHSLAEAVDIQANGMGITSKIIPMSNENSDIKIITDIGELEFHDFLIKHQGKPEVLDVKFSEVAPVNGIIDAINNSDAVIIGPSNPITSISPILSLEGVKEALKNTHVIAVSPIVGNDSVSGPASKFMKALGIEVSSVGVASLYESFLDTIVIDKKDNNLKDDLEKIVREVIVTNTIMDSLDDKKNLAKIILNNIS; encoded by the coding sequence ATGATTACTGTATTATCTGGTGGAACTGGTACTCCAAAATTGTTGCAAGGTTTAAAAGAGGTTATTGATCCTAAAGAATTGACTATTGTTGTTAATACTTTGGAAAATGAGTATTTTTCAGGAGTTTATGTGTCTGCAGACATTGATACTGTACTTTATACTATGGTTGACATGATAAATGATGAATTTTGGTATGGTGTTAAAAATGATACATTTATTACTCATGAAAGACTTGAAGAATTAGGCACTCCAGAGTTACTTAGGATAGGGGATATTGATAGAGCTACTAAAATACAAAAGACTTTATTAATGGAGAATCACTCACTTGCCGAAGCTGTTGATATTCAAGCAAATGGTATGGGTATTACATCTAAAATTATTCCAATGAGTAATGAAAATTCAGATATTAAAATCATCACGGATATTGGTGAATTGGAATTCCATGACTTTTTAATAAAACATCAAGGTAAACCTGAAGTTTTAGATGTTAAATTCTCTGAAGTAGCTCCTGTAAATGGGATTATTGATGCTATTAATAATTCCGATGCAGTTATAATTGGACCTTCAAATCCAATAACTTCTATATCTCCAATATTGTCTTTAGAGGGAGTTAAAGAAGCTTTAAAGAATACTCATGTAATAGCTGTTTCTCCAATTGTGGGTAATGATTCAGTAAGTGGTCCAGCTAGTAAATTTATGAAAGCACTTGGAATTGAAGTTTCATCAGTAGGTGTAGCTTCATTGTATGAAAGTTTTTTAGATACGATTGTTATCGATAAAAAAGATAATAATTTAAAGGATGATTTAGAAAAAATTGTTCGTGAAGTAATTGTTACAAATACAATTATGGATAGTTTAGATGATAAGAAAAATTTAGCTAAAATAATCTTAAATAATATTTCTTAG
- a CDS encoding coenzyme F420-0:L-glutamate ligase: MIDMSIELIGLNDIPLVEPNDDICQIIKDAIEKQGCLLKHGDIILIAETLISKAEGNVIKLGDIIPSEESIVIAKQSKKDSKLVEAIIQESREVVAVGPDFIITETKQGFVCANSGIDESNVDEGLATPMPEDADKSANKIREFLENEFNEQIAVLITDTQGRAFRNGAVGVAIGCSGINPLWKRAGEKDLYGRVLQTSEVATGDELAAAASLVMGQADEGLPVVIIRGFDNFDKLRDTETGVGALLRPKEFDVFRN, from the coding sequence ATGATTGATATGTCAATAGAATTAATTGGTTTAAATGATATTCCATTAGTTGAACCTAATGATGATATTTGTCAAATAATTAAAGATGCAATTGAAAAACAAGGATGTTTATTAAAACATGGGGACATTATTTTAATAGCTGAAACTTTAATTTCAAAAGCTGAAGGAAATGTTATTAAATTAGGTGATATAATTCCTTCTGAAGAATCTATAGTTATTGCTAAGCAATCTAAAAAAGATTCTAAATTAGTTGAAGCTATTATTCAGGAATCTCGTGAAGTTGTAGCTGTTGGTCCTGATTTTATTATTACTGAAACTAAACAGGGTTTTGTTTGTGCAAATTCAGGTATTGATGAATCTAATGTGGATGAAGGTTTAGCTACTCCAATGCCTGAAGATGCAGATAAATCTGCGAATAAAATAAGGGAATTTTTAGAAAATGAATTCAATGAACAGATAGCTGTTTTAATTACTGATACTCAAGGTAGAGCATTTAGGAATGGTGCTGTTGGAGTTGCTATTGGATGTTCTGGAATCAATCCTTTGTGGAAAAGAGCTGGTGAAAAAGATTTGTATGGTCGTGTCTTACAAACTAGTGAAGTAGCTACTGGAGATGAGTTAGCTGCAGCAGCATCTCTTGTTATGGGTCAGGCTGATGAAGGTCTTCCAGTTGTTATCATTAGGGGATTTGATAACTTTGATAAATTAAGGGATACTGAAACTGGTGTTGGTGCATTACTTAGACCAAAAGAATTTGATGTATTTAGAAATTAA
- a CDS encoding IMP cyclohydrolase: MYTGRILSIGMNCDGKPFVAYRVSSRSFPNRQCLKFDKRASIVPKEGFEKDIFENTYITYNCIRIVKDMAIVSNGSHTDVIADKIALGMNIKDAIAYSLLTLDYEKDDYHTPRIAGVVTSTNKKDDYVCYVGIANDEKLLVDKIPYGDAVFISTYGSQFYDPVEFDAKTAKDAAKFIFDEGTFANYKKPVTSGAAVFDGEWTIDTFIP, encoded by the coding sequence ATGTATACTGGAAGAATTTTATCAATTGGAATGAATTGTGATGGAAAACCTTTTGTAGCATATAGGGTGTCTAGTAGGTCATTTCCTAATAGACAATGTTTAAAATTTGATAAACGCGCATCTATTGTTCCTAAAGAAGGTTTTGAAAAGGATATATTTGAAAATACATATATTACATATAATTGTATACGTATTGTGAAAGATATGGCTATTGTATCAAATGGTTCTCACACTGATGTAATAGCTGATAAAATAGCGTTAGGTATGAATATTAAAGATGCCATAGCTTATTCTTTACTTACTTTGGATTATGAAAAAGATGATTATCATACTCCTAGAATTGCAGGTGTTGTTACATCTACAAATAAAAAAGATGACTATGTGTGCTATGTAGGTATAGCTAATGATGAAAAATTGTTAGTTGATAAAATACCGTATGGTGATGCTGTATTTATATCTACTTATGGTAGTCAATTTTATGATCCTGTAGAATTTGATGCAAAAACAGCTAAAGATGCAGCAAAATTTATTTTTGATGAAGGTACTTTTGCTAATTATAAAAAACCAGTCACTTCTGGTGCAGCTGTTTTTGATGGGGAATGGACAATAGATACTTTCATTCCTTAA